A DNA window from Tenuifilaceae bacterium CYCD contains the following coding sequences:
- the recR gene encoding recombination protein RecR: MSVQTYPSKLLESAVEEFSKLPGIGRRSALRLVLHLLRQEVNDVDKFTESINNLRHNVKFCKVCHNISDTETCSICASTNRDASTICVVESIKDVMMIENTHQFNGLYHVLGGVISPMEGIGPTDLTIDNLILRVSEGSIKEVIMALGATMEGDTTNFYIFKKLKQYPVSVSTLARGVAFGDELEYTDEITLGRALINRIKFESTMND; the protein is encoded by the coding sequence ATGAGCGTTCAAACTTACCCATCGAAGTTGTTGGAATCAGCTGTTGAGGAATTTTCTAAACTCCCAGGAATAGGTAGGCGATCGGCATTACGCCTTGTTCTACACCTTTTAAGGCAGGAGGTAAATGATGTTGATAAATTCACGGAATCGATAAATAATCTAAGACATAACGTTAAATTCTGTAAGGTTTGCCATAATATCTCAGATACCGAAACCTGCAGTATTTGTGCATCAACAAACAGAGATGCATCCACTATATGCGTAGTGGAAAGCATCAAGGATGTTATGATGATTGAAAATACACATCAATTCAATGGCCTGTACCATGTGCTTGGCGGCGTTATTAGCCCAATGGAAGGCATCGGGCCAACAGATTTAACCATTGATAATTTGATACTTAGAGTTTCCGAAGGAAGCATTAAAGAAGTAATTATGGCATTAGGAGCGACCATGGAAGGAGATACAACAAATTTTTATATCTTTAAAAAATTAAAGCAATACCCCGTTTCGGTCTCAACCTTAGCCAGAGGAGTGGCTTTTGGTGATGAACTGGAGTATACCGATGAAATTACGCTGGGTAGAGCCTTAATAAATAGAATTAAATTCGAATCAACAATGAACGATTAA
- a CDS encoding solute:sodium symporter family transporter — MSPTLIAIIVVAYFCLLLLITYLTSRNATSQTFYLGNKRSPWYVVAFGMIGASLSGVTFMSVPGDVMNKQFTYMMMVFGFLAGYAVIATVLMPLYYRLNLTSIYSYLEERFGNSTYKTGASFFLLSRVIGASLRMFIVVNVLQIFVFDAWNIPFFVTIIIFIVSILIYTFKGGIRTIIWTDTLQTTFMLLAVVLSIVFISKELQLSFGGLITKVFQSEYSKMLVADWSSKQFFLKQFFSGMFIAITMTGLDQEMMQKNLSCRSLRDAQKNMFSFSFVLVFVNMMFLVLGAILIFYANSRGITVANTDDLFPTIAIHHMAPIAGIIFIVGLISAAYPSADGALTSLTTSFCIDILGLNKFSFSEDRKIKIRYVVHLSFALILMLSIFVIRSINDEAIIQTLYKIAGYTYGPLLGLYSFGMFTKWQVKDRWIPLVAIVSPIICYFLSKYSIQLFGGYQIGFELIILNGTLTFLGLMLFRVKNR, encoded by the coding sequence ATGTCACCAACCCTAATTGCTATCATTGTAGTTGCATATTTTTGTTTACTGCTGCTTATTACCTATTTAACATCACGAAATGCAACAAGTCAAACTTTTTATTTGGGAAATAAACGATCCCCTTGGTATGTTGTTGCATTTGGGATGATAGGAGCATCGCTCTCTGGCGTGACCTTCATGTCGGTTCCCGGAGATGTTATGAATAAGCAGTTCACTTACATGATGATGGTGTTTGGGTTTCTTGCTGGATATGCGGTAATAGCAACAGTTCTGATGCCTTTGTACTATAGATTAAACCTAACATCGATATACTCATACCTTGAGGAACGATTTGGAAACTCAACTTACAAAACTGGTGCATCATTTTTCTTACTATCAAGAGTTATTGGGGCATCACTTCGTATGTTTATAGTTGTTAATGTTCTTCAAATTTTTGTTTTCGATGCATGGAATATTCCCTTTTTTGTTACTATAATCATTTTCATTGTATCTATACTGATTTACACTTTTAAGGGCGGAATCCGAACCATAATTTGGACCGATACTCTTCAAACAACCTTTATGCTATTGGCGGTTGTGCTTTCGATTGTTTTTATCTCGAAGGAATTACAGCTATCGTTTGGTGGGCTGATTACGAAAGTTTTTCAGAGTGAATATTCTAAGATGCTAGTTGCCGATTGGAGCAGCAAGCAATTCTTTTTGAAACAGTTTTTTAGTGGAATGTTTATAGCAATAACAATGACAGGCTTGGATCAGGAAATGATGCAAAAGAACCTCAGCTGCCGTTCGCTTAGGGATGCTCAAAAAAATATGTTCTCCTTCAGTTTTGTCCTTGTTTTTGTGAATATGATGTTTTTAGTGCTTGGGGCAATTCTTATTTTCTATGCAAATTCCCGTGGAATTACGGTGGCCAATACCGATGATCTTTTTCCAACAATAGCTATACATCACATGGCTCCCATTGCTGGGATTATTTTCATTGTTGGGCTAATTTCTGCCGCATACCCTAGTGCCGATGGGGCTCTTACATCGTTAACAACATCGTTCTGCATTGATATCTTGGGTTTAAACAAATTCTCCTTTTCCGAGGATAGAAAAATTAAAATTCGTTATGTTGTGCACCTTTCGTTTGCGTTGATTTTAATGCTTAGCATATTTGTAATTCGCAGTATAAACGATGAGGCCATTATTCAAACTTTATATAAGATAGCAGGGTACACGTATGGTCCATTGCTTGGTTTGTATTCCTTTGGGATGTTTACTAAGTGGCAAGTAAAGGATAGGTGGATTCCTCTAGTCGCCATTGTTTCTCCAATTATTTGCTATTTCTTAAGCAAATACTCAATTCAGTTGTTTGGGGGATATCAGATTGGATTTGAGCTCATAATTTTAAATGGAACTTTAACCTTTTTAGGCTTGATGCTATTTAGAGTAAAGAATAGATAG
- a CDS encoding aminotransferase, translating into MINDLDQILSNDAKRMKRSAIREMLKLTQRPEVISFAGGLPSPESFPVEQLKDITVEVLDTDSAKALQYGETEGDKKLREILVERYRSVGINATIDNLIITTASQQALDLIPKIFVNPGDKVICGLPSYLGGINAFAVYGAELVGIDLDDKGMRSDLLEKTLAQLKQKGEKPKFIYVIPDFQNPTGICMPEERRKEIIAIAQKYDILIIEDSPYRDVRFSGTPQKTMYELDGTGQVVLLGTMSKVFVPGFRLGWVLAHEDVIDKIVVAKQSTDLCTSAFVQKITAKYFEKGYFDKNLAKINSNYKVKRDIMVAAFHKYMPKGIKWTEPEGGLFLFVTLPEYMDADDLFKVAIEENVAFVPGTVFYCDGKGRNTLRINFSYMSKEMNEEGVKRLANAIKKLMK; encoded by the coding sequence ATGATAAACGATCTTGATCAAATTCTATCGAACGATGCCAAAAGAATGAAGCGCTCGGCTATTAGGGAAATGCTTAAGTTAACGCAACGCCCCGAGGTTATTTCATTTGCAGGTGGGTTGCCATCGCCTGAAAGTTTTCCTGTTGAGCAACTTAAAGATATTACCGTTGAAGTACTTGATACCGATAGCGCAAAAGCGCTTCAGTATGGCGAAACCGAAGGAGATAAAAAATTACGTGAGATTTTGGTTGAAAGATATCGTAGCGTAGGAATCAATGCTACAATTGATAATCTGATCATTACAACGGCCTCGCAGCAAGCCCTCGATTTAATCCCAAAAATATTTGTAAACCCAGGCGATAAGGTTATTTGCGGCTTACCCAGTTACCTTGGCGGAATTAATGCCTTTGCTGTTTATGGAGCAGAGTTGGTTGGTATTGATCTCGATGATAAAGGAATGCGCTCCGACTTACTGGAGAAAACATTGGCTCAATTGAAGCAGAAAGGCGAAAAACCTAAATTCATCTACGTCATCCCTGATTTCCAAAATCCAACCGGGATATGCATGCCCGAAGAAAGAAGAAAAGAAATCATCGCCATAGCACAGAAATACGATATTCTAATAATTGAAGATAGTCCTTACCGAGATGTTCGTTTTAGCGGAACCCCACAAAAAACTATGTACGAACTCGATGGCACAGGACAAGTAGTACTTTTGGGAACAATGTCTAAAGTGTTTGTTCCGGGTTTCCGTTTGGGCTGGGTATTAGCACACGAAGATGTTATTGATAAAATTGTAGTTGCGAAACAAAGCACCGACCTCTGCACCTCTGCCTTTGTACAAAAGATCACTGCAAAATATTTTGAAAAGGGATACTTCGACAAAAATTTAGCTAAGATAAACAGCAACTACAAAGTTAAACGCGACATAATGGTGGCTGCATTCCATAAATATATGCCTAAAGGTATTAAATGGACCGAGCCCGAAGGTGGACTATTCCTTTTTGTTACTCTTCCCGAATATATGGATGCTGATGATTTATTTAAGGTTGCCATCGAAGAAAATGTAGCATTTGTTCCTGGAACAGTATTCTACTGTGATGGTAAAGGAAGAAACACACTCCGAATTAACTTCTCATACATGTCGAAAGAGATGAACGAAGAAGGTGTTAAACGTTTAGCAAATGCAATCAAAAAGTTAATGAAATAG
- the fadD_2 gene encoding AMP-dependent synthetase gives MEITRIFDILESGRELYENRPVVAIKNNGSWEEYNIEQYSQISYNLSYGLMAMGLKPGDKVATISGNRPEWNFVDMAATQAGMVHVPIYPTISQDEYKYILAHSEVKVIFAGDKNIYNKLLPLTAGLTDFIGIYCFQEFKDIPNWNIIIEKGKSVAHEYVDELFRIKNAIKPDDIMSMIYTSGTTGVSKGVMLSHANFLANVSACGEVFKLQTGDKAVSFLPLSHVFERMVNYYYQSRGVSIYYSDSLATIGETIKEVKPQVFMTVPRMLEKTYDKIISIGKDLSGIKKQIFFWAVNLGYRYNEKGNNFIYNIKLDFARKFVFNKWKKGLGGELKFIISGGAALQPRLIRVFWAAGIPVYEGYGLTETSPVIAVNNGAEPDNVRIGTVGPIVPNVEVKIAEDGEILMKGPSLMKGYFKAPELTKLAIDDEGWFHTGDIGYLHEGKFLTITDRKKEIFKLSNGKYVAPQLIENKLKESFFIEQCMIVGENEKFVSTLISPNFSFLHDWCSRHKIHFENNQELITLPEVIARYQKEINALNKQLSDYEQIKRYRLVSEQWSPQTGELSPTLKLKRKVIYETYNSILEEIYGHAKNGEVRGVK, from the coding sequence ATGGAAATTACTAGAATTTTTGACATTCTTGAATCTGGACGGGAACTATATGAAAATCGCCCTGTAGTAGCCATTAAAAACAATGGTAGTTGGGAAGAGTATAATATTGAACAGTACTCTCAAATATCCTATAACTTAAGTTATGGATTAATGGCAATGGGGCTAAAGCCTGGCGATAAAGTTGCAACTATCTCGGGAAATAGGCCAGAATGGAATTTTGTAGACATGGCTGCAACTCAAGCAGGAATGGTACATGTTCCAATATATCCAACGATTAGCCAAGACGAGTATAAATATATTCTAGCCCATTCCGAAGTCAAAGTGATATTTGCTGGCGATAAAAACATTTATAACAAGTTACTTCCGCTAACAGCAGGCCTTACCGATTTTATAGGAATATACTGCTTTCAAGAGTTTAAGGATATTCCCAATTGGAATATTATTATAGAGAAGGGCAAAAGCGTTGCACACGAATATGTAGACGAACTGTTCCGTATAAAAAACGCTATAAAACCAGATGATATTATGTCTATGATATATACATCAGGGACAACAGGTGTTTCGAAGGGAGTTATGCTATCGCATGCAAACTTTTTAGCGAACGTTTCTGCCTGTGGCGAGGTATTCAAACTGCAAACGGGCGATAAAGCCGTTAGCTTTCTACCGCTTAGCCATGTTTTTGAGCGAATGGTAAACTACTACTACCAGTCGAGAGGCGTATCCATATACTATTCCGACAGTTTAGCAACTATTGGGGAAACCATCAAGGAGGTAAAGCCCCAGGTGTTCATGACGGTACCAAGAATGCTTGAAAAAACATACGACAAAATCATTTCGATTGGAAAGGATTTAAGTGGAATAAAAAAACAGATATTTTTCTGGGCTGTAAACTTAGGCTATAGGTACAACGAGAAAGGAAATAATTTCATCTATAACATAAAACTAGATTTTGCCAGAAAATTTGTATTTAACAAATGGAAAAAAGGCCTTGGAGGAGAGCTGAAATTTATCATCTCAGGAGGAGCTGCCTTACAACCAAGATTAATTAGAGTATTCTGGGCCGCAGGAATTCCCGTTTATGAAGGCTATGGCTTAACCGAAACATCGCCAGTAATTGCAGTAAATAATGGGGCTGAACCCGATAATGTCAGAATAGGAACGGTTGGTCCAATTGTACCAAATGTTGAAGTTAAGATTGCCGAAGATGGTGAAATACTGATGAAAGGCCCTAGCTTAATGAAAGGATACTTCAAGGCTCCTGAACTCACAAAGCTGGCCATTGATGATGAAGGTTGGTTCCATACAGGAGATATTGGATACCTCCACGAGGGTAAATTCCTAACCATTACTGATAGGAAAAAAGAAATCTTCAAACTTTCAAATGGTAAATACGTCGCACCGCAATTAATCGAAAACAAGTTGAAAGAATCATTTTTCATTGAGCAGTGTATGATTGTAGGCGAAAACGAAAAATTTGTTAGCACACTAATTTCGCCAAACTTTAGTTTCCTTCATGACTGGTGCAGCCGACATAAAATACACTTCGAAAACAACCAAGAGTTAATCACACTTCCCGAAGTTATTGCCCGCTACCAAAAGGAAATCAATGCTCTCAACAAACAACTTAGCGACTACGAGCAGATTAAACGTTACCGATTAGTTTCAGAACAGTGGAGTCCACAAACAGGAGAACTATCGCCAACCTTAAAACTTAAACGAAAGGTTATATACGAAACCTACAATAGCATTCTTGAAGAGATATACGGACACGCTAAAAATGGTGAAGTTCGTGGTGTTAAATAA
- a CDS encoding hypothetical protein (frameshifted, insertion/deletion at around 2901816), producing the protein MKLLKYLPILFICLGTIELFAQTKKELEETYKDANSYFYFEDYEEALALYLQVYKHQPENSNLNYRIGFCYLNIPGSKDKSIAFLKKAVSNTTKSYNEESIFETKAPIDAIFYLGNAYFVNNQIDNALAEYKRFTDLTKSKGQWNIEYLTHQINSAKNSITVQKTPINYLQVNLGENINDRFANYNPIISGDGKTLAFTTKRKFYQAVFVSTLGSNGEWSTPKNITLDLQVDGNCSTLSLSYDGNELYLFKDDNHDGNIYVSKLKNGKWCPMIKLNKNINSEYYETHACVSSDGKYLYFTSNRKGGYGDLDIYVSERSSGNDWGSPRNLGATINTDFNENTPFVSNDGTMLYFSSEGHNNTGGYDIFLSQINSNGEWSTPINMGYPINTTDDNLFYQPIGNGSKGLMAVFDSDGFGDQDICEVELFIPKFMKNIISTTSFADRISNNGYKKIVVDTLNKDGIAYMDISNSDIPIKIDPQKRYKLFFEGKGFDIKEKVKAVEKIAVKTEQTRAEDFIIAQKTETNEIDTSTTSPIQDRINLLKQFSDTNNLSTILKDKNTSDTQNNSGFAINYESTGNTDNSLAEILLILAPANSQSILARILKDEWQFTKDQLNEKVIEFSQAFETFEEKDAITLSLAALADRLNNSDLISDKKRSRNISNISHNAFFHLYNELINAASPELSQLLAEILVNNPETHSIEELILNFKRNNPKGYQIHLSELLRILAHSTIDKYLTLPDNQKFELHNSLIETGDEKVSNWWIYIIISFILISALGFYIYSKKKQ; encoded by the coding sequence ATGAAATTATTAAAGTATCTACCGATTCTTTTTATCTGTTTGGGAACAATTGAGTTGTTTGCTCAAACTAAAAAGGAATTGGAGGAAACCTATAAGGATGCAAACTCTTACTTTTACTTTGAAGACTATGAAGAAGCCCTCGCCTTGTATTTACAAGTATACAAACATCAACCCGAGAACTCGAATCTTAATTACAGAATAGGATTTTGCTACCTGAATATTCCAGGCAGTAAAGATAAATCCATCGCCTTTCTAAAAAAAGCGGTATCTAATACCACCAAAAGCTATAACGAAGAATCAATATTTGAAACTAAAGCTCCTATTGATGCCATATTCTATCTGGGCAATGCGTACTTTGTAAATAATCAAATTGATAATGCACTGGCAGAATACAAACGGTTCACTGATTTAACAAAAAGTAAAGGACAATGGAACATTGAATACTTAACTCACCAAATAAACTCTGCAAAAAATTCTATTACTGTTCAAAAAACACCAATAAATTACCTGCAAGTCAACCTCGGAGAAAACATAAACGACAGGTTTGCAAATTATAACCCCATAATATCGGGAGATGGAAAAACGCTGGCATTCACAACCAAACGAAAGTTTTACCAAGCAGTTTTCGTATCAACCCTTGGCAGCAACGGAGAATGGAGTACTCCCAAAAATATAACGTTGGATTTACAAGTTGATGGTAACTGTTCAACCCTTTCTCTATCATACGATGGCAATGAGCTTTACCTGTTCAAGGATGATAATCACGATGGCAATATTTACGTTTCGAAACTAAAAAATGGTAAGTGGTGCCCCATGATCAAACTAAACAAAAACATTAACTCCGAATATTACGAAACTCATGCCTGCGTTAGCTCCGATGGGAAATACCTATATTTCACAAGCAATCGTAAGGGCGGTTATGGCGATTTGGATATATATGTAAGCGAACGTTCTTCGGGAAACGATTGGGGATCTCCCAGAAATTTAGGGGCGACAATTAACACTGACTTTAACGAAAATACACCTTTCGTTTCCAATGATGGCACTATGCTATATTTTAGCTCCGAAGGACATAATAACACTGGAGGCTACGACATATTTCTTTCCCAAATTAACTCAAATGGGGAATGGTCCACTCCCATAAACATGGGCTACCCCATTAACACAACAGACGACAACCTTTTCTACCAACCCATTGGCAATGGATCAAAAGGCCTCATGGCTGTGTTTGATTCTGATGGTTTTGGCGATCAGGATATCTGCGAAGTGGAACTTTTCATTCCCAAGTTCATGAAAAACATAATTTCCACCACATCTTTTGCCGATAGGATATCCAACAATGGTTACAAAAAAATTGTAGTGGACACATTAAACAAAGATGGTATAGCCTACATGGATATATCGAATTCCGATATACCTATTAAAATTGACCCACAAAAGCGATACAAACTATTCTTTGAGGGTAAAGGTTTTGATATAAAAGAAAAAGTTAAGGCCGTCGAAAAAATTGCAGTTAAAACGGAGCAAACAAGAGCTGAAGATTTCATTATCGCTCAGAAGACTGAAACTAATGAAATAGACACATCGACAACTAGTCCAATTCAGGATAGAATCAACTTACTTAAGCAATTCAGCGACACAAACAATCTGTCGACTATATTAAAAGACAAAAACACGTCTGACACTCAAAACAACTCTGGATTTGCAATAAACTATGAATCAACAGGCAATACCGATAACAGTCTTGCTGAAATATTACTGATTCTAGCTCCAGCAAATTCTCAGTCTATTCTTGCCCGAATTTTAAAGGATGAATGGCAATTCACAAAGGATCAACTAAACGAAAAGGTTATAGAATTCTCCCAAGCATTTGAAACATTCGAAGAAAAGGATGCTATTACGCTATCACTAGCCGCCCTTGCCGATAGGTTAAACAACTCGGACTTAATCTCCGATAAAAAGCGGTCAAGAAATATTTCCAATATTTCGCATAATGCTTTTTTCCATCTGTACAACGAACTAATCAATGCAGCATCGCCTGAACTCAGCCAACTACTAGCCGAAATTCTTGTTAATAATCCAGAAACCCACAGCATTGAAGAATTAATACTGAATTTCAAAAGAAATAATCCTAAGGGATATCAAATACATCTTTCAGAATTATTGCGAATTCTAGCCCATTCAACCATTGACAAGTATCTAACCTTACCTGACAACCAAAAGTTTGAATTACACAATAGTTTAATTGAAACAGGTGATGAAAAAGTCTCAAACTGGTGGATTTATATAATAATTTCCTTTATTCTGATTTCAGCACTAGGCTTTTACATATATTCGAAGAAAAAACAATAA
- the bfmBB gene encoding dihydrolipoamide acetyltransferase component of pyruvate dehydrogenase complex, with amino-acid sequence MAKEIKIILPPMGEGITDARITRWLVKIGDKVEIDQPVVEIATDKVDSEIPSNSAGTVKERLFNEGDTPQVGQPILILTVEAGVSSADSNVDVTPTRIEPTIDLSKKNEVSNHVSNEESFTGLSPLVRKIIKEEGISSSELKQITGSGLNGRINKDDIISYIQKRDSKISEIEFKALETVQSSQTQPSETGTRHEIIPMDRMRKLIAEHMVMSKQTSAHVTSFIEVDVTNMVEWRNRNKDNFQKSEGEKLTLTHLFAEATVQTIKKLPLINSSVDGDKIILKKDINLSIATALPNGNLIVPVIKNADRLNLSGLAKGINDIATRARENKLKPDEIQGGTFTITNLGMFDTLTGTPIINQPQVAILAIGAIKKRPVVIETPSGDVIGIRQMCIISLSYDHRIVDGALAGNFLKTFRDTLESFDRRI; translated from the coding sequence ATGGCTAAGGAAATTAAAATTATACTTCCACCAATGGGCGAAGGAATCACCGACGCACGAATTACCCGTTGGCTAGTTAAGATTGGCGATAAAGTTGAGATAGATCAACCCGTTGTGGAAATTGCCACCGACAAAGTCGACTCTGAAATTCCATCGAATAGCGCCGGGACTGTTAAAGAACGTCTATTCAACGAGGGCGACACGCCTCAGGTTGGACAGCCAATTCTTATTCTAACCGTTGAAGCAGGAGTAAGTTCTGCAGATAGTAACGTTGATGTTACGCCAACAAGAATAGAACCGACAATTGACTTATCTAAAAAAAATGAAGTCTCAAACCATGTATCCAACGAAGAATCTTTTACAGGATTATCGCCGTTGGTTCGTAAGATTATCAAGGAGGAAGGCATTTCATCATCGGAACTAAAACAAATAACAGGTTCGGGCTTAAATGGCCGAATAAATAAAGACGACATTATTTCATACATACAAAAACGGGATAGCAAAATCAGCGAAATAGAGTTTAAAGCCCTTGAAACTGTTCAAAGCAGCCAAACACAACCATCAGAAACAGGAACTCGCCATGAGATTATCCCAATGGATAGAATGCGTAAATTGATTGCTGAGCACATGGTAATGTCAAAGCAAACATCAGCACACGTAACTTCGTTCATTGAGGTTGATGTCACCAATATGGTTGAATGGCGCAATAGAAATAAGGATAATTTTCAAAAATCAGAAGGTGAAAAACTTACACTTACACACCTATTTGCAGAAGCAACAGTACAAACCATAAAAAAACTTCCTCTAATTAACTCTTCTGTTGATGGTGACAAAATAATACTTAAGAAAGATATTAATCTATCCATTGCAACCGCATTACCCAATGGAAACCTAATTGTTCCTGTTATTAAAAATGCGGATAGGTTAAATTTATCGGGACTTGCAAAAGGTATAAATGATATTGCAACCAGAGCACGTGAAAACAAATTGAAACCCGATGAGATACAGGGTGGCACATTCACAATTACCAATCTAGGGATGTTCGATACTTTAACAGGAACGCCAATCATCAACCAACCGCAAGTTGCCATACTAGCAATCGGAGCCATCAAAAAGCGTCCTGTTGTAATTGAAACACCATCGGGCGATGTTATCGGAATCCGCCAAATGTGCATAATATCCCTATCCTACGACCATCGAATAGTCGACGGTGCCCTTGCTGGAAACTTTCTAAAAACGTTTCGAGACACTTTAGAGAGTTTTGATCGAAGGATTTAA